The following are encoded in a window of Plasmodium vivax chromosome 10, whole genome shotgun sequence genomic DNA:
- a CDS encoding hypothetical protein, conserved (encoded by transcript PVX_079835A) yields MKEENDGDDSFAFSSERDVSNLYRKDHYMKHCHVKNHIEPIALEDEIHILKREEQQTFKLSDILKSLERIKEEKNEPPTEDIVLPEYVEHERVEQEEESEERVHCGVYLHEVNVTDNSCLHSRYGNLIDDYSDPIRIKGDMYINNMVHFEDCSTYRSIFAVHRVEWFLGLEINERRIHEIEPYTQGRSFRIPFDALGKYIFCKAYRNVHINSEHQKRGRNTVFDPHTLHKMPVKFKVEPKCVEKCSITCKGPVLISIDSAFQILTLLCNNGYSTQVVVEDPLDNFCNLSASSLSDEETVTTTSNVTNRTEENHRFFATLSINFDEIKFALPNWATGEEGQPPSGEAHHTQGDKRRNTAFNFFRLFDFQNGGANSSSDWRAEKKDNSSGGKDGEKGENGEKGSKPLQNAEPNARKNGHPNREGNKTELTLNLYEVEFRLSAKDDCVVVSIGSDLQRSFKFVKYKMVTIKPVGKRISANELWLILMAFKSAYSYKKVFKKNAKLIFTNTNISFVQNIVNNYLTKSMERNVDGAMPLQKINTIFNEEG; encoded by the coding sequence atgaaggaagaaaatgacgGTGACGACTCCTTCGCCTTTTCCTCTGAAAGGGATGTTTCCAATTTGTACCGAAAGGACCATTATATGAAGCACTGTCATGTTAAGAACCACATCGAGCCGATAGCACTGGAAGACGAAATTCACATTTTGAAAAGGGAGGAACAGCAAACGTTTAAATTAAGCGACATTTTAAAATCACTGGAAagaataaaagaagaaaaaaatgaaccaccAACTGAAGACATCGTTTTACCAGAATATGTGGAGCATGAAAGAGTTGAGCAAGAAGAGGAGAGCGAAGAGAGGGTACATTGTGGAGTGTACCTACACGAGGTAAACGTAACAGACAATTCATGTCTCCATTCACGATATGGCAATCTAATCGATGACTATTCAGATCCTATACGCATAAAGGGAGACATGTACATAAACAACATGGTCCATTTCGAAGACTGCTCAACTTATCGTTCCATATTTGCGGTGCACCGAGTGGAGTGGTTCTTAGGGTTAGAAATCAATGAGAGAAGAATACACGAAATTGAGCCATACACACAAGGGAGGTCCTTTCGAATCCCGTTTGACGCGTtaggaaaatatattttttgtaaagcctacagaaatgtgcacataaatTCTGAGCATCAGAAAAGGGGTAGAAACACCGTCTTCGATCCGCATACTCTACATAAGATGCCTGTGAAATTTAAAGTAGAACCCAAATGTGTTGAAAAATGTTCTATTACGTGTAAGGGGCCCGTCCTAATATCCATAGATAGCGCCTTCCAAATATTGACCCTTTTGTGCAACAATGGTTATTCCACCCAGGTGGTTGTTGAAGACCCCCTCGATAACTTCTGCAACTTGTCTGCCTCATCTCTATCGGATGAAGAGACAGTTACGACTACTTCCAACGTGACCAACCGAACGGAGGAGAACCACCGCTTCTTTGCTACCCTGTCCATCAACTTTGACGAGATAAAATTTGCCCTACCAAATTGGGCAACCGGCGAGGAGGGCCAACCCCCCTCTGGTGAAGCGCATCATACGCAGGGTGACAAGAGAAGAAACactgcttttaattttttccgcctGTTCGACTTCCAAAATGGTGGTGCGAACAGCTCATCCGATTGGagagcggaaaaaaaggacaactCGAGTGGGGGTAAAGAtggtgaaaagggggaaaatggcgaaaaaggCTCAAAACCGCTACAAAACGCTGAGCCGAATGCACGCAAAAACGGGCACCCCAACAGGGAGGGCAACAAAACCGAGTTGACCCTCAACTTGTACGAAGTAGAATTCAGGCTATCCGCCAAAGACGACTGCGTTGTGGTGAGCATCGGCAGTGATTTACAGAGATCATTCAAATTTGTCAAATACAAAATGGTAACTATCAAGCCGGTTGGGAAGAGAATCTCCGCGAATGAGCTGTGGCTCATACTGATGGCCTTCAAATCTGCGTACTCgtataaaaaagtttttaaaaaaaatgccaaattAATTTTCACAAATACGAATATTTCGTTCGTTCAAAATATAGTAAACAATTATTTGACAAAGTCGATGGAAAGAAATGTGGACGGAGCTATGCCCCTCCAGAAGATAAACACAATTTTTAACGAAGAGGGTTGA
- a CDS encoding eukaryotic translation initiation factor 3, subunit 6, putative (encoded by transcript PVX_079840A): protein MEINKSSNNDQTNLISKICAYLDPHMTQIILSWMKENKVLNEAEIEQSLGLLKEGCEKEIVNIENEFTNGNRGVIVNCLDSLEVEIEEFQDAMNMYKNDQVNKIGGTVEKKSIMSLREWCGVNVLEKTKTYNFTDNIDDKILKLSRYYYQKKDYQKSKQHLLLYILNISEIIINISDSPKMRLCYWGIISNIINSFFANLNNDEYMLVKTEEGKLIVREEIINEINVCIETIVKLSQVLNKDKVGRSEIILQRSWLIHWSLILIFHFFMYLIYVKSIYPKNNSFSMLQDWFIDEKNLSIINLICPHIIRYYCVYAIFYRNRKDHFELILNTLNLLKPKYTDPFTSLLISIFTEYDFNMAQTCIAQLGSICEKDIFLFKLKPFIEEQSRYIIFETYCRIHKSINIDMIANKVNLPRDDAEKWVVNLIRNAKLDAKIDSEKNCIEISTTLPNLYQQVIDKTQNLTMRSNFLVQVLNRSSTDEHFQKNIRFKNKNEKGKNPKRGGGKQYNSLYSPNKGGIKLVSANM, encoded by the exons ATGGAAATCAACAAGAGCAGCAACAATGACCAAACAAATTTGATCAGCAAAATATGCGCCTACCTAGATCCGCACATGACTCAGATAATTCTGAGCTGGATGAAGGAGAACAAG gtgCTGAACGAAGCCGAAATCGAGCAGAGCCTGGGCCTGCTGAAGGAAGGGTGCGAAAAGGAAATCGTGAACATCGAAAACGAATTCACCAACGGAAACAGGGGAGTGATCGTGAACTGCCTGGATAGCTTAGAAGTAGAAATAGAGGAGTTCCAAGACGCCATGAATATGTACAAAAACGATCAGGTGAACAAAATCGGAGGGacagtagaaaaaaaaagcatcatGTCGTTAAGAGAATGGTGTGGCGTAAACGTCCTCGAAAAAACCAAGACGTATAATTTTACGGACAATATAGatgacaaaattttaaagctaAGTAGATATTACTACCAGAAAAAAGACTACCAAAAGAGCAAGCAGCATTTACTCCTCTACATTTTGAACATCTcagaaataattattaacatCTCGGATTCTCCCAAAATGAGACTCTGCTACTGGGGTATCATCAGCAACATCATCAACAGCTTCTTTGCCAACCTAAATAATGATGAGTACATGCTAGTAAAAACAGAAGAGGGGAAGCTAATCGTAAGGgaggaaattataaatgaaataaacgTATGCATAGAAACTATAGTCAAATTAAGTCAAGTGCTAAATAAAGATAAGGTAGGTAGGAGTGAAATCATTTTGCAAAGAAGCTGGCTAATTCATTGGTCCCTCATCTTGATATTCCATTTCTTCATGTACCTAATATACGTAAAAAGTATCTACCCAAAAAATAACTCCTTTTCTATGCTACAAGACTGGTTTatagatgaaaaaaatttgtctATAATTAATTTGATATGCCCTCATATTATTAGATACTATTGTGTGTATGCCATATTTTACCGTAATAGGAAAGACCACTTTGAGCTTATTCTGAACACTTTAAATTTGTTGAAGCCGAAATATACAGACCCGTTTACTTCTTTATTAATATCTATTTTTACTGAGTACGATTTTAATATGGCTCAAACGTGCATTGCTCAATTGGGGTCCATTTGCGAAAAGGATATTTTCCTATTTAAGTTAAAGCCCTTCATAGAGGAACAGAGCCGATACATCATCTTCGAAACGTACTGCCGCATCCATAAGTCAATCAACATAGACATGATTGCAAATAAAGTTAACCTCCCCAGGGATGATGCGGAGAAGTGGGTTGTTAATCTCATTAGAAATGCGAAACTGGATGCCAAAATTGATAGTGAAAAAAACTGCATCGAAATTTCTACCACTTTACCCAATTTATACCAACAAGTTATTGACAAAACGCAGAACTTAACCATGCGATCTAATTTTCTTGTTCAAGTTTTGAATCGATCCTCCACAGATGAGCACTTCCAGAAGAACATtcgatttaaaaataaaaatgaaaagggcaAGAACCCCAAGAGGGGGGGCGGAAAGCAGTACAACTCTTTGTACAGCCCCAATAAGGGCGGCATCAAGCTCGTCTCTGCAAATATGTAA
- a CDS encoding hypothetical protein, conserved (encoded by transcript PVX_079820A) codes for MINDEDLSLESFKKLKQLEEKINEKTKNNEKRKKEEDNKVKNFMQLKLLEHSLPHDVRKKMKSLKIDSMKDLGKLAVTKKKKFFVKILERKDLKHQQKRRQK; via the coding sequence ATGATAAACGATGAAGACTTGAGCCTGGAGTCCTTCAAAAAGCTAAAGCAgctggaggaaaaaataaacgaaaaaacaaaaaataatgagaagaggaaaaaggaagaagacaACAAGGTGAAAAACTTCATGCAACTCAAACTGTTGGAACACTCATTACCCCATGAcgtcaggaaaaaaatgaagtccTTAAAAATCGACAGCATGAAGGATCTCGGAAAGCTAGCTGTCactaagaagaagaagttttTCGTGAAAATTTTGGAACGCAAAGATTTGAAGCACCAGCAGAAGCGGAGGCAGAAGTAG
- a CDS encoding hypothetical protein, conserved (encoded by transcript PVX_079830A) has product MLNANGEKGTEDTLDDDSKIIVVSDKTDSGGDTKKKKKKNKQKKKRSDSSRKYSTDKTIINLTKSVKNEIVQETSTADKISKATNDETTAGYSDDYVGEYTGEYAGEYTGECTSEYAAEHTGRQNNAEEIFTIQNNRSKFVRLLPVFFIFLVLFVIYLIYLMYHCLPLMLRSHRKVYVNYDWKRGITEVAIFHVCLIMYLVNYLLSIVVAPGSIPNTDEWEIKDHQENYADHMDSYLLEKKKTGERRYCKWCCKFKPDRTHHCRVCKKCILKMDHHCPWIYNCVGYNNHKYFMLSLIYCCVTTVFVSITMFNSVRDAISHKETPFNELFLLLFGETLNSFLALIITCFLFFHIWLMFKAMTTIEFCEKQTNYQNQSYSKYYNKGMYQNFKDVFGESPFLWFLPIDNRKGDGINFIKRYSKDYSGKTSEETIPIKSSC; this is encoded by the exons atgttaaatgcAAATGGAGAGAAGGGCACGGAAGACACTTTAGACGATGATAGTAAAATAATTGTGGTGTCTGATAAGACGGACTCCGGTGGAGACacaaagaagaagaaaaag AAAAataagcagaagaagaagagaagcgATAGTAGCAGAAAGTACTCCACCGATAAGACCATCATAAATCTCACGAAAAGCGTGAAGAACGAAATAGTACAGGAAACGTCAACGGCGGATAAAATAAGCAAGGCAACGAATGATGAGACCACCGCGGGGTATAGTGACGACTACGTTGGAGAGTACACTGGAGAGTACGCTGGAGAGTACACTGGCGAGTGCACTAGCGAGTACGCCGCTGAACACACGGGGCGGCAAAACAACGCCGAGGAAATCTTCACTATACAAAATAACCGGAGCAAATTTGTCCGTCTGTTGcctgtattttttattttccttgttTTATTCGTCATATACCTCATATATCTAATG TACCACTGCCTGCCACTTATGTTGAGAAGCCACAGGAAGGTGTACGTCAACTACGACTGGAAGAG AGGAATCACCGAAGTAGCCATTTTCCACGTCTGCCTGATCATGTACCTGGTGAATTACCTGCTGTCTATAGTGGTCGCCCCTGGCTCCATCCCAAACACCGATGAATGGGAAATTAAAGACCACCAAGAGAATTACGCAGACCATATGGACAGCTACTtattagagaaaaaaaaaacgggagaAAGGCGGTACTGCAAATGGTGTTGCAAATTCAAACCTGATAGGACTCATCATTGTCgagtgtgcaaaaaatgcattttaaaaatggaccATCATTGTCCGTGGATATATAACTGCGTTGGGTATAACAATCACAAGTATTTTATGCTCTCCTTAATTTATTGTTGTGTGACGACTGTTTTTGTGTCGATTACGATGTTCAATTCGGTTCGGGATGCCATAAGCCACAAGGAG acCCCATTTAACGAGTTATTTTTGCTACTCTTCGGAGAAACCCTGAATTCGTTCCTCGCCCTCATCATcacttgttttttattttttcacatctG GCTCATGTTTAAGGCCATGACGACCATCGAATTTTGCGAGAAGCAGACGAATTACCAAAATCAGTCCTACTCG AAATACTATAACAAAGGTATGTACCAGAATTTCAAGGACGTTTTCGGCGAGTCCCCCTTCCTTTGGTTCCTGCCAATAG ACAACAGAAAAGGCGACGGAATAAATTTCATAAAGCGCTACAGTAAGGACTACAGCGGGAAAACGTCAGAAGAAACGATCCCCATAAAATCTAGCTGCTAA
- a CDS encoding cyclophilin, putative (encoded by transcript PVX_079815A) yields the protein MFTLCKGYSDDEENEETEAINAVSEKKKSFEEKIAYYKLKGKGERGHITIYTNLGEFEIELYWYHSPKTCFNFYSLCEMGYYDNTLFHRIIPNYIIQGGDPTGTGKGGKSIYGEYFEDEINKELKHTGAGILSMSNNGPNTNSSQFFITLSPLPHLDGKHTIFARVSKNMTCIENMAAVKTTATNKPIFDVKILRTSTAVNVD from the coding sequence ATGTTCACGCTGTGTAAAGGCTACAGTGACGACGAAGAGAATGAAGAAACAGAAGCAATCAACGCAGTgtccgaaaaaaaaaaatcatttgaagaaaaaatagcctattataaattaaaaggaaaaggagaaagaggaCACATAACAATTTACACAAACCTGGGTGAGTTTGAAATAGAATTGTACTGGTACCATAGCCCCAAAAcatgtttcaatttttattcattatgtGAAATGGGTTACTATGACAACACCCTATTTCACAGGATTATTCCCAACTACATCATCCAAGGGGGGGACCCCACGGGGACAGgcaaaggagggaaaagcaTTTATGGGGAATATTTCGAagatgaaataaataaagaattAAAGCATACTGGGGCTGGGATATTAAGTATGTCCAATAATGGCCCTAATACAAATTCCTCACAGTTTTTTATAACCCTATCTCCTTTGCCTCATTTGGATGGAAAACACACCATTTTTGCGAGGGTCAGCAAAAATATGACTTGCATTGAAAATATGGCCGCCGTCAAGACAACTGCCACGAATAAACCCATTTTTGACGTCAAAATTTTGAGAACATCGACGGCTGTGAATGTTGATTGA
- a CDS encoding F-actin capping protein, alpha subunit, putative (encoded by transcript PVX_079825A), whose translation MKDDKMESLLNEKKNFIRHVLMNAPPGKVADLVSDLKTLFGTSVVIQNSIEEAVAAHSEKNYAIIPLSGDEYVITCEESKVGNSYLQPKLKSLLDVNHLKKKVNTTEDFEELSYPELLENYRKSCSAKLEEYVQAHYSNWNELQTINYPTVNINSKNGLSVKCCSSVYATEREGRFNLLLIVCCDRHYLKNFHASSWRSSWNVTFLTTDEEVLLNGTIDVVLTYFEDANINFKATKNFEKTVHVNNDVDTFSANILSAIRECENCALYELNEFLLHIDKELIKNTRKIIPFNGDKFDWKETYQDIPAQIKSAHACKCVCVDTRAYWKKLYL comes from the exons ATGAAGGATGACAAGATGGAAAGCCTActgaatgaaaagaaaaattttattagaCACGTTTTGATGAACGCGCCTCCCGGGAAAGTAGCCGACTTGGTGTCAG ACTTAAAAACCCTCTTTGGAACAAGTGTGGTGATTCAAAATTCGATTGAAGAAGCCGTGGCCGCTCACAGTGAGAAGAACTACGCCATCATTCCTCTATCGGGTGACGAATAT GTCATCACCTGTGAGGAGTCCAAAGTTGGGAATTCGTACCTCCAGCCGAAGCTGAAATCGCTGCTCGATGTTAACCACTTGAAGAAG AAGGTAAACACGACGGAGGACTTTGAAGAATTGAGCTACCCAGAGCTTTTGGAAAATTACAG AAAAAGCTGCAGCGCAAAACTGGAGGAGTATGTCCAAGCGCACTACTCGAATTGGAACGAACTGCAAACGATTAATTACCCCACTGTTAATATCAACTCGAAGAACGGCCTTAGCGTGAAATGCTGCTCGTCTGTCTACGCTACGGAGCGCGAAGGCAGATTTAACCTCCTCCTTATCGTATGTTGCGACAGACACTATTTGAAGAATTtcca cGCCAGTTCGTGGAGAAGCTCCTGGAATGTGACTTTTTTAACAACGGATGAGGAAGTTCTCTTAAat GGCACCATTGACGTAGTTCTCACATATTTCGAAGACGCGAACATCAATTTTAAGGCCACGAAGAATTTTGAGAAAACGGTCCATGTGAACAAC GATGTTGACACCTTTTCAGCAAATATTCTGTCCGCCATACGCGAGTGTGAGAATTGCGCGCTGTATGAGTTAAACGAGTTTCTCCTCCATATAG aTAAGGAACTGATCAAGAACACACGGAAAATAATACCGTTCAATGGGGACAAGTTTGACTGGAAGGAGACGTACCAGGACATTCCCGCTCAAATTAAGTCAGCACATGCATGCAAATGTGTTTGCGTGGATACACGTGCCTACTGGAAAAAGTTGTATTTATag